Genomic window (Acidobacteriota bacterium):
AAGGTTTGCGGGGCATCCAGGTCGTCCGTCACCTCAAGCGGGAATTCACGGAGGGGAACGTGACCCTGCGTTCGGCGCGGTCCTGGCTTCGCGAACTTTACTGAGAACTTCCACGACTGCCGGAGCGGGTCTGGCCCGGACGTGCTGCGCAATTTACGCCACGTTGAACTATTTCATGTTTTTCGGTTCATCCATGCCGGTTGACCGGGGGTTCAGTCTCGGCGGCCGTGCAGTTCGAAGGCGGCCCAGTGAAAGGGATGGGCGTAGTTCCCTTCCCGGGCCAACCGGGCCCGGGCACGCAGGAGAGCGACATCGCGCGGGGCGCCGGCGAGAATCTCCCGGTAGAACGTTTCCATGAAACACTGGGCGGACTCGTCGGAAATGGGCCAGAGTGAGACGACAACGCTCCGGGCCCCGGCGTAGAAAAAGGCCCGGGACAGACCCATGATCCCCTCGCCTCCGAGCACCTTTCCCAGGCCCGTTTCACAGGCCGAAAGGACCACGCACTCGCTGTCCAGCCGGAGATCCTGGATGATCTCCCAGGCCTGGAGGAAACCGTCGCGCCGGTGATCGTCCCGGGAGGCGGCATCGAGAGGTTCCGAAGATGGCGCGGGCGAGAGGGCGAGGGCGGAGTTCATGGGGAAATCGGCGTCAATCAGCCCGTGGCAGGCGAAATGGAGGTATTTCGTCTCCCCGGGGAGCGTTCGCACGGCGTCCTCGTTGGCTTCCCCACCCAGAAACACCC
Coding sequences:
- a CDS encoding CHAT domain-containing protein, which codes for MAAKPLGLQKPLSVQPSLTVYASLQADRPRSATPGEATWAGFGDPLYPVGDPDGGREPVNPADGGFLLQPLPGTKEEVLSISALFGGPRSRVFLGGEANEDAVRTLPGETKYLHFACHGLIDADFPMNSALALSPAPSSEPLDAASRDDHRRDGFLQAWEIIQDLRLDSECVVLSACETGLGKVLGGEGIMGLSRAFFYAGARSVVVSLWPISDESAQCFMETFYREILAGAPRDVALLRARARLAREGNYAHPFHWAAFELHGRRD